The genomic stretch TCAAAagtaatatatgtatatattatcATTTTTGAAGAAATTTTGGAGTTAATAATCATGAATTATCACCATTATTGATTCCTGCTTTTATAGTGGATGATGGACCAATCACTTTTAATTTGTCTTCGTATTGTCCAAGTGGGGATTTCATAAAATGAAAATGAACTCATTTAATTATTTATAGTTATGTTTTTTTTCTTCACTtctctaaaaaaatatattttataaaaaaaataactacaAGTTAAAGGGGCTGATTAAATTATTTCCATAATTTTGAGTTGTTAAATATCTCAAACAATAAATTAGTGCACCACTGTTTGTTATATCCCTAACAAAAATATTCAACTCCACACTTATCtgctatatattatattttaaaaatcattaaaaaaatattttggccCAACTATTATCatgcaatatatatatacatattatAATAATGATATGAAAGTATAGTGTCTGTTAGCAGAAtactaattaatatttattttattgtctTAACATTCGTTAATTTAgtttaactaattaattattgACTTCTTTTTGGATGTATAATTGCTGGGGCTAAAATTGCACGTGCCTCAAGAATCATGCACGAGGTTGGCTGTGTTAATTAAAGAATGATTAATGCCGGTCCCTAATTCCAATTAAGCATATCAGTATATCACAAGTAACATTAATATTTTGTTTAGTGGAAAACCATGCTAGTTAATATGATTGAATtttgaagtttttaattaaactcTCAACAAATCAAGTCAACTGTAATTTGTTTGCTTAATCATTGAAAATTAGTTTGTAAACTTGTCCTTGTCAAAATTAAACAATCTTGTATTTTCATTGCACCTGTACAGTCGAGTGTGTCAGTCAGTCTACACGTCAAACATTATtcatagagagaaaaaaaaagaccTTCTCTATTTTGCATATCAAACTTGAAATAACAACAGTCAAGAGACTGTTGAGTAGGGGACCTCGTGAGAAGATAAGCATCAAAATTTAATGTAAGAAGGCTAGCTAATTGATATTTTTTGTTGACCTTTGACACAAACTATTTGATCTCTTAAGCTTTATTAACCTCTTAAATTCAATTATTAAACTATcatatttctttacttttttCAATTGCAATGTATAATTTACGAGAATGCTAGATGGAAGAGATTCATGCCAATAAtcaatttcatttaaaaaaaatataatttttagtaTAAAAAtacaattatttatttatttatttatatttacttgCGTTGTGCAACGCAGCCGGACAGGGACGGCTTAGAATTTCGAATATGCTTTCCTTCCGGCCGATCTGACCGTCCATGGTTAGCGAGCTAACGGATCGGAGCATTTCGGATGCTTTGACTCCGAAAAGACGgaaagaataaaaaagaaaagaaaagtcgaGCTGTGCTGTCGCGGCAACATGCACATCGCCCCccgaaattaataaaaataacatTAAATCCCGTTTGCGTTGCCGCCGCCGCCTGTAGCTGTGATTAGCCCCGCACCCACCGCGGCCTCGTCCGCCGATTTCGACGTGCGCCACCGAGTCCCGCGCGGCTCCCACCGGACGTGCCGCTGGCCCACGCACGCCGGTCCGTCGACCTCAATTCGTCCAACAGCAACGATGTCAAGTGAATCCCCCTCGCTGATTGCTAGCTAATGACTGCACTGTGTGGCTCTGTCCTGCGTCGCGCCTTTCTCTGCTGTTCGATCTGGACGTGTTCGACGTCCGCCTCCGCCAGATCCTCGTCTCCGAATTCACTTctgaaaaagggaaaaaaaaacattcGGTAATTCGCCAGGTCCACAGTCTCACTCTCTTCGATGGAATATTCATTGCAGTGGTTGCCCTTTATCCGAGGGCGCTTTAACTTCTCTCTGGCATCCACATCACTCCGACGACTCCTCCGAGCTTTTCTATAAAGTTTCATGTTTTCGTGTCGATCCCCGTCGATCTCTTGAGAATTGAACGAGAGCGATTTTTATCGACTACGGTTCTAACAATTTTCCTGGAAGTTTCCAACGGAAAAGGCGATCAAAACAAAAGGAAAGGCGTTTTACCATCACGGGCAGAAGATTCACTGCTGCGCCATGGAAAGGAATTCGAGGAAATGTCAATTCTCGTCTCTGAGACCTGCTGCAACTGTCTTCTTACTCTCCCTCGGCGTGTGGTCAAAAAACCTCAAAAGCTCACATGCAAAACGACACAGATAGCAACTGCTTTCCTCTTTCCTCCCACTttaaaagaggaagagggaggaagAGAAAGCGAGGGAGGAAAAGGTTTGTGGAGAATCAGAGAAAGTCTGTGCTGCACTACTGCAAGCTAGGCGCTTATATACGCTGACGCTTTGGCTTTCTTTCCGCCGCCGCTTGGTTCTCAGCTTCTGGTCAGGCATGGGTGGGCACTCCTGCTGCTACAAGCAGAAGCTCAGGAAGGGCCTCTGGTCGCCTGAGGAAGATGAGAAGCTCATCAAACACATTACCAAGTACGGCCATGGCTGCTGGAGCTCGGTTCCCAAGCTAGCAGGTAACTAGTTAGGTGCGACCTTGTTTTAGTTTGGTCAGGGTTGGGTGATTTAATGCTCGCTCGACGAATGGCATGCCATGGCAGGGCTCCAGAGGTGTGGGAAAAGTTGCAGGTTGAGGTGGATTAATTACTTGAGGCCTGACCTCAAGAGAGGTACATTCTCGCAGCAAGAAGAAGAACTCATAATTGAGCTCCATGCCGTGCTGGGAAACAGGTACTTGAGCTTTGAGATCGCGAGTCGTTGTCGCCctcctcgtcgtcgtcgtcggcggcggcggcggcggcggcggcgaagggttgatttttttttttttttaatttttgttgatGGCGGAGGGGGATTgtgtttcaggtggtcgaagattgCGGCGCACTTGCCGGGGAGGacggacaacgagatcaagaACTTGTGGAATTCGTGCATCAAGAAGAAGCTGAAGCAGCGAGGGATCGATCCCAGCACCCACCAGCCGGTGGCCGACAGCGCGGTGGCTAGCAGCGAGAAGAACTCGGGCGCGTCGAGCGACCCCCGAGTCCCCGTGGCGGCCAACGCGGAGGCGGGGGGGCTGCTTGAGCAGCTGACGCCGTCGGCGGCGGAAGAGAGCATCACGTCGCGGCCGGGGAAAGAGGTGTTCTCGGACCAGTTCCTGGTGGGCCACGAGGCTGCGGCCTCGAGCGGACGCTCTTCGCTTGGGTTCTTCCCCTTCGGCCTCGCCGCCGCAGACTGCGTCGTCCAAAGCCACCTACTCTGGCCCAGCCATGACCTCGCAATGTCGGCCGCGGCGGTCTCCGCCTCGATTTTCTCGACCTCGGTGGCGGCTCCGACGCCTCCACCCGCGTGCCTCGACGGCGCCTCCATCGGGAGCTGGTACGAGGCGGATTGCTTCGCCGGCGGCCGCCGCAGCGTCGTGGAGGAAAgcagaggcggcggcggcggggggATGTTCCCATGGTCTGACCTGCCGACGTCCGACAAGGACATCCAGGCCCAGCTCGGAGGCGAGGGCGAGGGAGAGGAGCTCAAGTGGTTGGAGTACCTCCATGGCGCGCTTCCCCCGCCGTTGCAACCGGCGCAGACTGCTCCGTTCGGGGCGGGAACCCAATTCGCCGCGAGTTGCCTGAGCAATTGGCAGCAGAGCCAACAATTTCTGCTGGAGCAGCAGCAGATTCAAGCTCCGGAGATTTACGGCAAGGATTTCCACCACCAAATCTGGAATCCAAACCTATCAAAACCTCAAATTTAGAAGATTTGAAGCAATAAAATCTTCAAAAAACTGTAAAAGGTTAGTGAACATCACGCACAGAGTGCTCCAAAACCCAAAGCTCGCATCTCCTTTTTCTCCTCctctttcttattcttctttttttttctggaTTTTTATTCTTCTATATTCTTGTTTTCACTTGAATAATTGTTGTATCTTGTGGCCAAAAAATTCAAGTTTCTATCATCTACctagttttttttcttcattgGAGCATCTTAATCAGCAAAATCTTCACAAAAGCTGTCAAAGCAATTGATTCCTTCTACTAAATATTGATTGATTGAATCGCATCttttgtaattttataattttttttttttggattggttctatttaatatatttatagttCATAAAAAAACAATGAAGAACAGAGAATTTTGTGTTTTTCATTTGACTCttccaaaaaaaaagaaaaaaaaaagttgctTGTCCATTTTGTGTTAATAGTTCACCTGGTCGGAACTGTACTGTATGATCATTAAAAAGTGATCCTAGGTAGTCAGATTCTTGTGTCACTCGTACTAAAAATTGATGGGTAAAAAAAGGACTTTCAGACttgaagaattttttatatttcaaatattcaaattttatcccattaattcTAGATAGACTGTTTTTCTTTAATTCATCTATCGCTGAATTTGAAGGATAATTTATGAACgtctattttcaaaatattaatctaaATTCGAACTCTCTTCTTTcatatttcttttaaattctaTTTATTAGGGAGgagaaaatataaattataaacaaagaTTCTTGTGAAAAATTTTCGTTCTATTTACTTTTCAATAGATGagctattttcttttatttactaaCTAGGCAGAAGGAATTGCGAATTCGATgactaatttttattattttt from Zingiber officinale cultivar Zhangliang chromosome 5B, Zo_v1.1, whole genome shotgun sequence encodes the following:
- the LOC121985614 gene encoding transcription factor MYB28-like; its protein translation is MGGHSCCYKQKLRKGLWSPEEDEKLIKHITKYGHGCWSSVPKLAGLQRCGKSCRLRWINYLRPDLKRGTFSQQEEELIIELHAVLGNRWSKIAAHLPGRTDNEIKNLWNSCIKKKLKQRGIDPSTHQPVADSAVASSEKNSGASSDPRVPVAANAEAGGLLEQLTPSAAEESITSRPGKEVFSDQFLVGHEAAASSGRSSLGFFPFGLAAADCVVQSHLLWPSHDLAMSAAAVSASIFSTSVAAPTPPPACLDGASIGSWYEADCFAGGRRSVVEESRGGGGGGMFPWSDLPTSDKDIQAQLGGEGEGEELKWLEYLHGALPPPLQPAQTAPFGAGTQFAASCLSNWQQSQQFLLEQQQIQAPEIYGKDFHHQIWNPNLSKPQI